The proteins below are encoded in one region of Phaseolus vulgaris cultivar G19833 chromosome 1, P. vulgaris v2.0, whole genome shotgun sequence:
- the LOC137814885 gene encoding probable receptor-like protein kinase At5g18500 isoform X2, whose product MGSSLSAELSKETPIFGLKVWEIIGIVVGLSIIVILSVVSLCLTSRKKSGKEKDRIPLSQIPIVSKEIKEVRVEQVPTNAFAPRDGILLTIRDKSSGKESDNVMVHLGLGKMKNGNSNTHSDSFRYTEKDGSGSHSQSGEEGSSGTFTVYKQSSSHPITAPSPLSGLPEFSHLGWGHWFTLRDLELATNRFSKENVLGEGGYGVVYRGQLVNGTPVAVKKILNNIGQAEKEFRVEVEAIGHVRHKNLVRLLGFCVEGTHRMLVYEYVNNGNLEQWLHGAMRHHGYLTWEARIKILLGTAKALAYLHEAIEPKVVHRDIKSSNILIDDDFNAKVSDFGLAKLLGAGKSYITTRVMGTFGYVAPEYANTGLLNEKSDVYSFGVLLLEGITGRDPVDYGRPANEVNLVDWLKMMVGNRRSEEVADPNIEVKPSTRALKRALLTALRCVDPDSEKRPKMGQVVRMLESEEYPLLREDRRHRRRNRGGSGEMESQKEYSDTDRSEIQDSREERRG is encoded by the exons AGTCTTAGTGCTGAATTATCCAAGGAAACTCCTATTTTTGGTCTCAAAGTTTGGGAAATAATTGGAATTGTAGTTGGTTTGTCAATAATAGTTATTCTTTCTGTGGTCTCACTTTGCCTCACGTCAAGGAAGAAATCTGGAAAAGAGAAAGACAGGATTCCCCTAAGTCAAATACCAATTGTCTCGAAGGAAATCAAGGAAGTGCGGGTTGAACAAGTGCCAACTAATGCATTTGCTCCTCGTGATGGAATACTTCTCACAATTCGGGACAAGTCCAGTGGCAAGGAATCAGACAATGTCATGGTTCATTTAGGTCTGGGGAAGATGAAGAATGGAAATAGCAACACTCACTCAGATTCATTTCGTTACACAGAGAAAGATGGAAGCGGTTCACACTCACAGTCCGGAGAAGAAGGTAGCTCTGGCACGTTTACAGTGTACAAGCAATCTTCTTCACACCCTATAACAGCTCCCTCACCTCTATCTGGCCTTCCAGAATTCTCTCACTTGGGTTGGGGTCACTGGTTTACCTTGAGGGATCTTGAGCTTGCCACTAACCGTTTTTCCAAAGAAAATGTCCTCGGTGAAGGTGGGTATGGAGTAGTTTATAGGGGGCAGTTGGTCAATGGAACTCCAGTGGCAGTTAAAAAGATACTCAATAACAT TGGCCAAGCAGAGAAAGAATTTAGAGTGGAAGTTGAAGCTATTGGCCATGTCCGACATAAAAACTTGGTTCGCCTTTTGGGGTTCTGCGTTGAGGGAACCCACAG GATGTTGGTTTATGAGTATGTTAATAATGGAAACTTAGAGCAATGGCTTCATGGAGCTATGCGCCACCATGGATACCTTACCTGGGAAGCACGTATCAAGATTCTGCTTGGCACAGCCAAAGC GCTAGCATATTTGCATGAAGCAATTGAGCCGAAGGTGGTACACCGTGATATCAAGTCAAGCAACATATTAATTGATGATGATTTCAATGCCAAGGTTTCAGATTTTGGCCTGGCCAAGTTATTGGGTGCTGGGAAGAGTTATATCACCACAAGAGTTATGGGAACTTTTGG ATACGTGGCTCCTGAATATGCAAATACTGGGCTTCTAAATGAGAAGAGTGATGTCTATAGCTTTGGTGTTTTGCTATTGGAAGGAATTACTGGAAGAGATCCAGTTGACTATGGTCGACCAGCAAATGAA GTGAACCTGGTTGATTGGCTGAAGATGATGGTTGGAAATAGGAGATCAGAAGAAGTGGCGGACCCCAACATTGAGGTGAAGCCATCCACTAGAGCCTTAAAACGGGCTCTCTTAACGGCTTTAAGATGTGTAGATCCAGATTCTGAGAAAAGGCCCAAGATGGGCCAAGTCGTTCGTATGCTGGAGTCAGAGGAATATCCTTTACTAAGAGAG GACCGAAGACACCGAAGAAGAAATAGAGGGGGTAGTGGAGAAATGGAGTCTCAGAAGGAGTATTCTGACACAGACAGGAGTGAGATTCAGGATTCCAGAGAAGAAAGAAGAGGGTGA
- the LOC137814885 gene encoding probable receptor-like protein kinase At5g18500 isoform X1, which produces MGSSLSAELSKETPIFGLKVWEIIGIVVGLSIIVILSVVSLCLTSRKKSGKEKDRIPLSQIPIVSKEIKEVRVEQVPTNAFAPRDGILLTIRDKSSGKESDNVMVHLGLGKMKNGNSNTHSDSFRYTEKDGSGSHSQSGEEGSSGTFTVYKQSSSHPITAPSPLSGLPEFSHLGWGHWFTLRDLELATNRFSKENVLGEGGYGVVYRGQLVNGTPVAVKKILNNISGQAEKEFRVEVEAIGHVRHKNLVRLLGFCVEGTHRMLVYEYVNNGNLEQWLHGAMRHHGYLTWEARIKILLGTAKALAYLHEAIEPKVVHRDIKSSNILIDDDFNAKVSDFGLAKLLGAGKSYITTRVMGTFGYVAPEYANTGLLNEKSDVYSFGVLLLEGITGRDPVDYGRPANEVNLVDWLKMMVGNRRSEEVADPNIEVKPSTRALKRALLTALRCVDPDSEKRPKMGQVVRMLESEEYPLLREDRRHRRRNRGGSGEMESQKEYSDTDRSEIQDSREERRG; this is translated from the exons AGTCTTAGTGCTGAATTATCCAAGGAAACTCCTATTTTTGGTCTCAAAGTTTGGGAAATAATTGGAATTGTAGTTGGTTTGTCAATAATAGTTATTCTTTCTGTGGTCTCACTTTGCCTCACGTCAAGGAAGAAATCTGGAAAAGAGAAAGACAGGATTCCCCTAAGTCAAATACCAATTGTCTCGAAGGAAATCAAGGAAGTGCGGGTTGAACAAGTGCCAACTAATGCATTTGCTCCTCGTGATGGAATACTTCTCACAATTCGGGACAAGTCCAGTGGCAAGGAATCAGACAATGTCATGGTTCATTTAGGTCTGGGGAAGATGAAGAATGGAAATAGCAACACTCACTCAGATTCATTTCGTTACACAGAGAAAGATGGAAGCGGTTCACACTCACAGTCCGGAGAAGAAGGTAGCTCTGGCACGTTTACAGTGTACAAGCAATCTTCTTCACACCCTATAACAGCTCCCTCACCTCTATCTGGCCTTCCAGAATTCTCTCACTTGGGTTGGGGTCACTGGTTTACCTTGAGGGATCTTGAGCTTGCCACTAACCGTTTTTCCAAAGAAAATGTCCTCGGTGAAGGTGGGTATGGAGTAGTTTATAGGGGGCAGTTGGTCAATGGAACTCCAGTGGCAGTTAAAAAGATACTCAATAACAT CAGTGGCCAAGCAGAGAAAGAATTTAGAGTGGAAGTTGAAGCTATTGGCCATGTCCGACATAAAAACTTGGTTCGCCTTTTGGGGTTCTGCGTTGAGGGAACCCACAG GATGTTGGTTTATGAGTATGTTAATAATGGAAACTTAGAGCAATGGCTTCATGGAGCTATGCGCCACCATGGATACCTTACCTGGGAAGCACGTATCAAGATTCTGCTTGGCACAGCCAAAGC GCTAGCATATTTGCATGAAGCAATTGAGCCGAAGGTGGTACACCGTGATATCAAGTCAAGCAACATATTAATTGATGATGATTTCAATGCCAAGGTTTCAGATTTTGGCCTGGCCAAGTTATTGGGTGCTGGGAAGAGTTATATCACCACAAGAGTTATGGGAACTTTTGG ATACGTGGCTCCTGAATATGCAAATACTGGGCTTCTAAATGAGAAGAGTGATGTCTATAGCTTTGGTGTTTTGCTATTGGAAGGAATTACTGGAAGAGATCCAGTTGACTATGGTCGACCAGCAAATGAA GTGAACCTGGTTGATTGGCTGAAGATGATGGTTGGAAATAGGAGATCAGAAGAAGTGGCGGACCCCAACATTGAGGTGAAGCCATCCACTAGAGCCTTAAAACGGGCTCTCTTAACGGCTTTAAGATGTGTAGATCCAGATTCTGAGAAAAGGCCCAAGATGGGCCAAGTCGTTCGTATGCTGGAGTCAGAGGAATATCCTTTACTAAGAGAG GACCGAAGACACCGAAGAAGAAATAGAGGGGGTAGTGGAGAAATGGAGTCTCAGAAGGAGTATTCTGACACAGACAGGAGTGAGATTCAGGATTCCAGAGAAGAAAGAAGAGGGTGA